In Gemmatimonadota bacterium, the following are encoded in one genomic region:
- a CDS encoding cytochrome c maturation protein CcmE, which yields MKPGTKFAVGATVIVAAIGLLIYTGVSQTGVYFLSPSELLARTETDPTFHDVGLKVGAKVVRGSIQRDAPAQRINFVVSDSTGQFPVTYQGLVPDTFTDENEIEVIMAGKLGRDGVFHATEVLAKCGSKYESELSKMSKQMKQQS from the coding sequence ATGAAACCTGGAACCAAGTTCGCGGTCGGCGCGACCGTCATCGTGGCGGCAATCGGGCTGTTGATCTACACGGGTGTCAGCCAAACCGGGGTGTACTTCTTGAGCCCCTCCGAGTTGCTCGCTCGGACCGAGACCGACCCGACGTTTCACGACGTGGGTCTCAAGGTGGGTGCCAAGGTGGTCCGCGGCTCGATTCAGCGGGACGCTCCGGCCCAGCGGATCAACTTCGTGGTGTCCGACAGCACCGGACAGTTTCCGGTGACGTATCAGGGCCTTGTGCCCGACACCTTCACCGACGAGAACGAAATCGAAGTCATCATGGCTGGCAAACTCGGACGTGACGGAGTCTTTCACGCCACGGAGGTGCTGGCCAAGTGCGGCTCCAAGTATGAGTCCGAGCTGTCAAAGATGTCAAAACAAATGAAACAGCAGTCGTAA